A single Argentina anserina chromosome 7, drPotAnse1.1, whole genome shotgun sequence DNA region contains:
- the LOC126803086 gene encoding heavy metal-associated isoprenylated plant protein 31 isoform X1 yields the protein MSMVEVRVPNLDCEGCASKLKKALFKLKGVEVVEIEMEIQKISVRGYALEERKVLKAIKRAGKAIEPWPFPGYSHYASFYKYPTYIKNHYYDTYRNETTNGVHTFFHTPTAYSVAVASDEAVASLFSDDNPHACTIM from the exons ATGTCT ATGGTGGAGGTGAGAGTTCCAAATCTCGACTGTGAGGGATGTGCTTCCAAGTTAAAGAAAGCTCTATTCAAGCTCAAAG GAGTTGAAGTAGTGGAAATAGAGATGGAGATCCAGAAAATAAGCGTGAGAGGGTATGCATTGGAGGAAAGGAAAGTGCTAAAGGCGATTAAACGAGCTGGAAAAGCAATAGAGCCATGGCCATTTCCCGGTTACTCACATTATGCCTCATTTTACAAGTACCCTACGTACATTAAGAACCATTACTATGACACCTACAGAAACGAAACCACCAATGGTGTACACACCTTTTTCCACACTCCGACAGCTTATTCCGTCGCCGTGGCATCCGATGAGGCCGTCGCTTCACTCTTTAGTGATGACAATCCACATGCTTGCACTATTATGTGA
- the LOC126803086 gene encoding heavy metal-associated isoprenylated plant protein 31 isoform X2, whose protein sequence is MVEVRVPNLDCEGCASKLKKALFKLKGVEVVEIEMEIQKISVRGYALEERKVLKAIKRAGKAIEPWPFPGYSHYASFYKYPTYIKNHYYDTYRNETTNGVHTFFHTPTAYSVAVASDEAVASLFSDDNPHACTIM, encoded by the exons ATGGTGGAGGTGAGAGTTCCAAATCTCGACTGTGAGGGATGTGCTTCCAAGTTAAAGAAAGCTCTATTCAAGCTCAAAG GAGTTGAAGTAGTGGAAATAGAGATGGAGATCCAGAAAATAAGCGTGAGAGGGTATGCATTGGAGGAAAGGAAAGTGCTAAAGGCGATTAAACGAGCTGGAAAAGCAATAGAGCCATGGCCATTTCCCGGTTACTCACATTATGCCTCATTTTACAAGTACCCTACGTACATTAAGAACCATTACTATGACACCTACAGAAACGAAACCACCAATGGTGTACACACCTTTTTCCACACTCCGACAGCTTATTCCGTCGCCGTGGCATCCGATGAGGCCGTCGCTTCACTCTTTAGTGATGACAATCCACATGCTTGCACTATTATGTGA